One part of the Candidatus Korarchaeum sp. genome encodes these proteins:
- a CDS encoding radical SAM protein: protein MGSCAVCGRSSNLIARAVGVCLDCLRSDPKSVEYALSTHRRERARIGLPPEPPRGEGIKCGLCDSECVIPEGGLGYCGIVMNENGKLINLAGCPESGLLEYYYDPIPTNCVAHWFCPASTGIGYPKWSARKGAELGYYNLAVFYGACNLDCLFCQNWFFRDLTISKRPSVNFRELIEASLRRPVTCVCFFGGDPSPQVSNALLVANELMRMGKIMRVCWEMNGHLNQRTMVAVLNSSLRSGGIVKFDLKAWNPRVYLALTGRGIGSVYENAKLALKLSLERPEVPLFTASTLLVPGYVDEEEVRMIARFIASINPDTPYSLLAFHPSYLMTDLPNTSRKHAMEAFRAAKDEGLTRVHIGNPWLLTREDYQSR, encoded by the coding sequence ATGGGCAGCTGCGCGGTATGCGGTAGGTCCTCGAACCTAATAGCCAGAGCTGTGGGGGTCTGTCTAGATTGCCTAAGGAGCGATCCTAAATCTGTTGAGTACGCCCTCTCAACTCACAGGAGGGAGAGAGCTAGGATAGGGCTGCCGCCAGAACCTCCCAGGGGGGAAGGGATTAAGTGCGGGCTCTGCGACTCTGAGTGCGTGATCCCGGAGGGAGGGCTCGGTTACTGCGGGATAGTGATGAACGAAAATGGGAAACTCATTAATTTAGCTGGATGCCCTGAGAGCGGTCTCCTGGAATATTATTACGATCCGATCCCAACTAATTGCGTCGCTCACTGGTTCTGTCCAGCATCTACTGGCATAGGCTACCCGAAGTGGTCCGCTAGGAAAGGAGCTGAGCTCGGATACTACAATTTAGCGGTCTTCTATGGAGCATGTAATTTAGATTGTCTCTTCTGCCAGAACTGGTTCTTTAGAGATCTTACTATAAGTAAGAGACCTTCAGTGAACTTCAGGGAGCTGATTGAGGCTTCCTTGAGGAGGCCTGTCACTTGCGTCTGCTTCTTCGGCGGGGATCCATCCCCTCAAGTATCCAACGCTCTGCTAGTGGCTAATGAACTAATGAGGATGGGGAAGATAATGAGGGTATGCTGGGAGATGAACGGGCATCTGAATCAGAGGACTATGGTAGCTGTGCTCAATAGCTCCCTCAGGAGCGGTGGGATAGTTAAATTCGATCTCAAGGCTTGGAACCCGAGAGTCTACTTAGCCCTGACCGGCAGGGGTATAGGGAGCGTATATGAGAACGCTAAATTAGCTCTTAAACTCTCCCTGGAGAGGCCAGAGGTACCTCTATTCACAGCCAGCACTCTACTGGTCCCGGGATACGTAGATGAGGAGGAGGTCAGGATGATAGCTAGGTTCATAGCTTCCATAAACCCCGACACACCTTACAGCCTCCTAGCATTCCATCCGAGCTATTTAATGACGGATCTACCGAATACGAGCAGGAAGCACGCTATGGAAGCTTTTAGAGCGGCTAAGGATGAGGGGCTCACTAGAGTGCATATAGGGAATCCATGGCTCCTCACTAGGGAGGATTATCAGTCTCGATAA
- a CDS encoding HAD family hydrolase has translation MIRAVSFDLWFTLIWETKEDEEIYVGMRVRAIKDFLKSSGYDIEESVIREAYAATKEFRMLLPARELLGMILMGLGVSSDVDGLARAYEESTDGFTPRLNQEAPEVLRELKRRGIKLALVSNTSFSARSIRGILRNVGLDLFDVILSSSDLGLIKPQAEIFRVLKSELGLDGSQIIHVGDSCYQDVIGAMRSGLRAVHYTKLAELRGSKVNCGNLPRIESLWKLLDIIETDNPP, from the coding sequence TTGATAAGGGCCGTCTCCTTCGACTTATGGTTCACTCTGATATGGGAGACCAAGGAGGACGAGGAAATATATGTGGGGATGAGAGTTAGGGCGATAAAGGATTTCCTCAAAAGCTCAGGATACGATATAGAGGAGAGCGTGATAAGGGAAGCTTACGCAGCCACTAAGGAATTCAGGATGCTCTTGCCCGCGAGGGAACTGCTGGGCATGATTTTAATGGGATTGGGCGTGAGCTCAGATGTAGATGGCCTAGCGAGAGCTTACGAGGAATCCACTGATGGATTCACCCCCAGGTTGAATCAAGAGGCTCCAGAGGTGCTGAGGGAGCTGAAGAGGAGGGGGATCAAGCTAGCTCTAGTTTCTAACACATCCTTCTCAGCTAGGAGCATAAGGGGGATATTGAGGAACGTGGGATTAGATCTATTCGATGTGATACTATCATCATCGGACCTGGGGTTGATCAAGCCTCAAGCTGAGATCTTCAGGGTCCTGAAGAGTGAACTGGGCTTGGATGGGAGTCAGATAATTCACGTGGGGGATTCGTGCTACCAGGACGTCATAGGGGCCATGAGGTCGGGGCTCAGAGCAGTCCATTACACTAAACTAGCTGAGCTCAGGGGATCTAAAGTGAACTGCGGGAATTTGCCGAGGATAGAGAGCCTCTGGAAGCTCTTAGATATTATCGAGACTGATAATCCTCCCTAG
- a CDS encoding TIGR04076 family protein, with the protein MSYEVVVRVREVRGRCAAGYSEGDSFSIIGFCVEGRVCIHALSSMLTLLSPFLKGVKAELLGIGSGDLGYVQCPDPGPPYTCGGTVIFELERKLKDF; encoded by the coding sequence ATGAGCTACGAGGTCGTAGTTAGGGTCAGGGAGGTCAGGGGGAGGTGCGCCGCCGGTTACTCGGAGGGTGACTCCTTCTCCATAATAGGGTTCTGCGTAGAGGGGAGGGTATGCATACACGCCCTCTCCTCTATGCTTACCCTCCTCAGCCCCTTCCTGAAGGGCGTTAAAGCGGAGCTCCTGGGTATAGGGAGCGGGGATCTGGGCTACGTGCAATGCCCCGACCCCGGACCACCTTATACTTGCGGCGGTACCGTTATCTTCGAGCTGGAGAGGAAGCTCAAGGATTTTTAA
- a CDS encoding secondary thiamine-phosphate synthase enzyme YjbQ translates to MASYIETLRVRSKERIQVIDITEDVEAIVRRSGISEGICLVHLPHATAALVANENERGLINDIIRKIREEFVREGWEHDRIDDNAYAHLASSFIGPSRAFPVSSGRILRGTWQSILLIELDGPRERNVVVTVVG, encoded by the coding sequence ATGGCTTCCTACATCGAGACCCTGCGGGTCAGGAGCAAGGAGAGGATCCAAGTTATAGATATAACTGAGGACGTAGAAGCAATAGTTAGGAGATCCGGGATAAGCGAGGGGATCTGCTTAGTGCACCTCCCTCATGCTACAGCCGCTCTAGTGGCGAATGAGAATGAGAGGGGCCTGATAAATGATATAATCAGGAAGATAAGGGAGGAGTTCGTGAGGGAGGGATGGGAGCATGACAGGATCGATGATAACGCCTACGCTCATCTAGCCTCATCATTCATAGGACCTTCGAGAGCTTTCCCCGTCTCCTCGGGCAGGATCCTGAGGGGGACTTGGCAGAGCATACTGTTGATCGAGCTGGACGGCCCGAGGGAGAGGAATGTGGTAGTGACTGTAGTGGGCTAA
- a CDS encoding class I SAM-dependent RNA methyltransferase, giving the protein MEFYATCTPGLEFISAREIEGKGLGRVIELREGRGRVIFESEYDMIPSLNCSLRSVERIVLLLARERTSELGGIYRAVKGIDFSFMRPEWSFAVRSNRLGEHDFTSVDIGRVAGQAVIDSYMEARGVRLKVNLDSPDVIVRCDLIKDELLVGIDMTGDEGLHKRNYRVYQHPAPLNPTLASSLIYLSEWSHEHTLLDPFCGSGTILFEAGMIARGTPVCKFRRDFAFLKFFGELPSFEERDVELKLYGVEKFRKHIEGAELIARYVGIYPEFIQGHAERIGEYFDSVDFIVTNPPYGLRIGKKGIIEKIYAGFLRAASSILKERMVVITSETSIFEKHARDNFEKIEKLEVMYGGLRAGVYIVR; this is encoded by the coding sequence ATGGAGTTCTACGCCACGTGCACCCCCGGACTGGAGTTCATCTCAGCCAGGGAGATAGAGGGGAAGGGGCTGGGGAGAGTGATTGAATTGAGGGAAGGGAGGGGGAGAGTGATCTTCGAGTCGGAGTACGATATGATCCCCTCGCTGAACTGCTCCCTCAGGAGCGTTGAGAGGATAGTGCTCCTGCTGGCCAGGGAGAGGACCTCTGAGCTTGGTGGAATATACAGGGCCGTTAAGGGGATAGATTTCAGCTTCATGAGACCTGAATGGAGTTTCGCCGTGAGATCGAATAGATTGGGGGAGCATGACTTCACTTCAGTTGACATAGGGAGGGTGGCGGGGCAGGCTGTCATAGATAGCTACATGGAGGCCAGGGGGGTCAGGCTCAAGGTGAACCTGGATTCTCCGGACGTCATAGTGAGGTGCGATCTGATAAAGGACGAGCTCTTAGTCGGTATAGATATGACTGGAGATGAGGGCCTTCATAAGAGGAATTACAGGGTTTATCAGCATCCTGCTCCCCTGAACCCTACGCTAGCTTCCTCTCTGATCTACTTATCCGAGTGGAGCCACGAGCACACCCTCCTCGATCCCTTCTGCGGCAGCGGGACCATACTCTTCGAGGCCGGGATGATAGCTAGAGGCACTCCAGTATGCAAGTTCAGGAGGGACTTCGCTTTCCTGAAGTTCTTCGGGGAGCTTCCGAGTTTTGAGGAGAGGGATGTCGAGCTGAAGCTTTATGGAGTCGAGAAGTTCAGGAAGCACATAGAGGGAGCTGAGCTGATAGCTAGATACGTCGGGATATACCCTGAGTTCATCCAGGGGCACGCTGAGAGGATAGGGGAGTACTTCGATAGCGTGGATTTCATCGTCACAAATCCACCGTACGGCTTGAGGATCGGGAAGAAGGGGATTATAGAGAAGATCTACGCTGGATTCCTGAGGGCCGCTAGCTCGATATTAAAGGAGAGGATGGTCGTCATAACTTCCGAGACGTCTATATTTGAGAAGCACGCCCGGGATAACTTCGAAAAAATTGAGAAGCTCGAGGTCATGTACGGTGGCCTGAGGGCAGGTGTCTATATCGTGAGGTGA
- a CDS encoding DUF116 domain-containing protein, protein MPPFTMPYSFNFDLSSLPKSFFSEIIRASHKARIHRKLTSTARRIVKLFKLEEITGLDLEKAISLVEDLIEIFMLNEMNRGRFEGVRRKALFLPHCSRKYMDSRCRAEFREDLSTYVCGKCSDDCLIRRASELAEERGYDVYVVPGGSCIPKIIEKMNYEAVVGVACGMELLLAYRYLKDFPAQGVPLMRNGCSRTIFDLESLENSLL, encoded by the coding sequence ATGCCACCATTCACGATGCCCTACAGCTTCAACTTCGACCTCTCATCCCTGCCTAAGAGCTTCTTCTCGGAGATAATCAGAGCTTCTCATAAAGCCAGGATCCACAGGAAGCTCACTTCCACAGCCAGGAGGATAGTGAAACTCTTCAAACTGGAGGAAATAACAGGACTGGATTTGGAGAAAGCCATATCCCTTGTTGAGGACCTCATCGAGATATTCATGCTCAATGAGATGAACAGGGGGAGGTTCGAGGGAGTGAGGAGGAAGGCCCTATTCCTCCCCCATTGCTCGAGGAAGTACATGGATTCGAGGTGCAGGGCTGAGTTCAGGGAGGATCTATCTACTTACGTCTGCGGGAAGTGCTCCGATGATTGTCTCATAAGGAGGGCCAGCGAGCTCGCTGAGGAGAGGGGTTACGATGTCTATGTGGTCCCGGGGGGATCCTGCATACCTAAGATAATAGAGAAGATGAATTACGAAGCTGTAGTAGGTGTCGCTTGCGGCATGGAGCTCCTCTTGGCTTACCGATACTTGAAGGACTTCCCAGCCCAAGGTGTACCTTTAATGAGGAATGGATGCTCTAGAACTATCTTTGACCTCGAATCCCTTGAGAACTCCCTTCTCTGA